A genome region from Stenotrophomonas maltophilia includes the following:
- a CDS encoding DUF488 domain-containing protein, with the protein MALRVVRLGTPRAAGEGLRIGTVRRPPRGVPRSEFARQDWYDVWFPTLSPSAELVKQAHEAKTAADWNAFFRHYKAEMKAPDASHSLDLLAAMSQNSDLSVGCYCEDEAHCQRKALRELLVARGATLAE; encoded by the coding sequence ATGGCACTGCGTGTTGTTCGACTCGGTACGCCGCGCGCCGCTGGCGAGGGCCTGCGCATCGGCACGGTGCGCAGGCCGCCACGTGGCGTGCCGCGCAGCGAGTTCGCCCGGCAGGACTGGTATGACGTCTGGTTCCCGACACTGTCACCCAGCGCGGAACTGGTGAAGCAGGCGCATGAGGCGAAGACGGCCGCCGACTGGAATGCGTTCTTCCGCCACTACAAGGCGGAGATGAAGGCGCCGGATGCGTCCCACTCGCTGGACCTGCTGGCTGCGATGTCGCAGAACAGCGACCTCAGCGTCGGGTGCTACTGCGAGGATGAGGCGCACTGCCAGCGCAAGGCGCTGCGCGAGCTGCTGGTGGCGCGTGGGGCGACGCTGGCAGAGTGA